Genomic window (Nitrospirales bacterium LBB_01):
GATGCGTACGCGTGTGTAAGGAGCAGGGAACATCTGTGTTGGAATTTTACGGCAGAGGGGTTGGCTCAAAGGTGACAACTGCTGCCGATAAGCCGCTTCATGAGTCGGATTGTACGTTTTGCGGCTCCTGTCTTGACGTCTGTCCGGTTAATGCCATAGTTGAGGCCGACAGGTGGCGTAAGGGGCGTGAGTGGCAGTATGAAAACACAGAATCGGTTTGCCTTTATTGCGCCGGAGCTTGCGATATAAAAGTCAGCACGTATAAAGGTGATGTGGCAAAGGTCTGTGCCGGAGGGGATGACGCATTGGCTGAGCACTTTATCTGTGCGCTTGGCAGATACGGCTTTGACTCTCTTAATGCTGAAACCCGTGTGTTAAATCCGCTTAAGAAAGTTGGCGGAAAACTTCAGGAGACCACATGGGCAGACGCCGCTAAAATTGTCTCAGATAAGATAAAAGGCGCAGGCTCTGGAATTTTAACAGTATCTTCAATTACTAATGAAGACACGCTTGCTATGAAAGGCTATTATGAAGCAGCAGGGGTTGAGCACTTAGCCGCCTCAGTGTCTTCGTATAGCGATAAAGCCTCTCTGATTGGCGATGCCGTAGATGTTGAAGGCGCTGATTTAATGATAGTAGTTGGACTCAATCCAAATCAATGGACGCGGTTTATGCCATCCATTGATGCGCTTATCAGAACAAAGGCTGACAGGAAAACGAAACTTGTTGTGATTAACTCAGATGATGCAAAAATCGCCGAGATTGCCGATGTTGTACTTAGCGGTGATGAGGCCTCATTGTTAAAATCATTGGCAAAGGCTATTGCAGCTGGGCTTGCCCTGCCTGCCGGTTTAGACGTGTTGGGAGCAAGCGTATCTGAGGATATTACCAAAGCTGCAGAGTTATTTAAAAACGCAGAGTCGCCGGTTGTCATAACGACTCCTCAACTGTATCAGGCTGCGGCAAATCTATCGCTTTTTAAAGGCGGTGCGGTGTCTGTAGGATACGAGGCAAACTCCAAAGGTATAACCCTTATGGGACTTCAGGGCAAGGGTGTAAAGTGTAAAGAAATGATTGGCGGTAAGGCCTCGTCGCTTCTAACTGTCGGTAACGGCCCCTTACCGGGCAGACCCAAAGCAGACTTCTGGGCAGCTATAGTTACAAACATGACAGATGTGGTTAAAGAGGCTGATGTGGTGCTTCCAATGGCGGCATTCCTTGAAGTCAGCGGCACAATCGTGGATTATCAGGGACGGCTTAAAAAGCTTTCAAAAACAGTGGAACCGCTCGGTCAGGCAAAACCGGTTTCAGCAATATTTACTGAGCTTGCAAAAGCTGCCGGAAAAGATATAACTGTAAATGCTTCTGAGATAGAATCTCTGGCAAAAGAAACAATAAAGGTAAAGGCTGCTCCGTTTGAAAAACGCACCGATATTGAAGCAATGTCTGTGGAAATAGAAGAGCTTATAAACGCTCACGTCGTTAACGGCTCAAGGCTATTCTGGCTTAAAGAAGTTCAAAAAGCAGCACTTGTTGGATGATGAAAGATAAAAAAGGGAGAGGGCGTTGCCCTCTCCCTTAAACCCTCTCCCGCAAGGGGACGAGTCCCCTTGACCTTAGGTTTGTTTACCACTTCTTAAAAACGAAAAACACTGCAGCCGCTATAAAGAAAAATCCTACAATGTAATTCCATCTCAGCTCTTCTTTAAGGTAGAAAATGGAAAAAACGCAAAAAACCACCAGAGTTATCACCTCTTGAATGGTCTTAAGTTGTGCGCCAGAGTAGTGTCCGTATCCAATCCGGTTAGCTGGCACCTGAAAACAATATTCAACAAAAGCAATAAACCAACTGATTAGGATAACTTTAAAAAGTGGGCTTTCTCTATACTTAAGATGACCATACCATGCAAAAGTCATAAAGATGTTAGATATTGTCAGAAGGATTATTGTTTTCAATCAATTGAGCCTTTCTTCAAACAGAAATATTTTGAAATCATCATGCCGTGTATTATAAAGGATTATTAAAAAAATATGCTTATATACTTAACTCAGGTACATGGTTTTATGTCAGTTAAAGAAACATTAAAAAAAGACTGGATTCCCGCTCGGAGGCGGGAATGACAAAGGGAAGAGGCGGGAATGACAAAGGAGAGTGCGCTTCTTTTTTCTGTCATTCCTTTACAGGGGAATCCCCTTTAGGGGAGTGTCATTCCTGCGAAGGCAGGAATCCAGTCTTTATTAACGATTAAACCATAAATCCAAATCAGCATATTTACAAATCATCACTATATCTGCTACCATACTCTCAGTAAAATTATCACGGTAACACGAGGGGAGTTTGTAAATGAATACAGCGCTAAATACGGAGTTACGACGTGCCCACAGAACCGCCGACTGAGCCAATCCTTCGCATAAATACCGAAATGCACACTGCACCGATTTTAAGAATCGGTGTTGACGCCGCAAACAAATATCTCGTCACCGGCTCACATGACAAAACTGTAAAAGTGTGGGATATTCGTGACCTTTCCTCGGTAAAGCTGATACAAACCCTCCGAGTACCCATAGGTTTGGGCGATGAAGGAAAAATATATGCGGTTGCCATATCTCCTGATGGCAAAACGATTGTCTGCGGCGGGTGGAGTGCTGAAGATTCCATCTACATATTTGATCGCCAGACCAGAAAAATAGTAAAGCGGATTGCAGGGCTGCTTGATGTTATAAGCCATCTTGCATATTCTAAAGACGGAGGGTTTCTTGCTGCAACATTAGGAGGAACTAACGGCATACGAATTTATGAAACCAATAATTATACACAGACTGCGTCAGATAGTGAATATGACGATGGCAGTTTCGGAGCTGATTTTGACAAAGAGGGCAGGCTTGTTACATCATCAAATGATGGTTATATCCGGCTTTATGACAGTGATTTTAAATTAATCAAAAAGGAAAAATCGCAGGGAGGCAATAAACCATTCTCAGTGCGTTTTTCACCTGATGGCTCACAGATAGCTGTTGGGTTTGCTGATACAAGCAAGGTGGATATCCTTTCCGGCGCTGACCTTTCATATCAATACTCTCCTGATACGTCAGGCGCTAATAATAATTTAGGACGTGTTTCTTTTTCACCTGACGGTAAATACCTTTATGCCGGTGGAAAGACTATTGCTAATGGTCAACATTTTATTAGAAAATGGCTGGACAGTGGAAGAGGTCAATACAAAGACCTTTCAGCTTCAAACAGTACCATAATGCAAATCATATCGCTTAAAAACGGCGGCATAGTTTTTGGTTCTCAAGATCCGGCCTTTGGGATATTTGATAGTAATGATACACCGATTGTTTTTAAGCAAAGTGATATTGCTGATTACAGAGGAATTGAGAACGCTCCTCAAATATCTGAGGAATTCCAAATATCTCAAGATGCTAAAACTATCAGGTTTTGGTATGAACCGCGTGGTAACTCTCCAAAAGTCTTTTCACTTAAAGACAGAGAGTTGTTAGATGTCTCCGATTTAAAAGATGACCTGCTTAAACCCATTTTTAAATCTGAGAAATTAAATATTACATA
Coding sequences:
- a CDS encoding molybdopterin-dependent oxidoreductase, producing MANLITIKINGTEHKVPEGVNLIDAAQGVGVHIPNFCYLKGMKGIGACRMCLVEVNGRSMTACIMKTKDGMDVVTDSEKVKEARKFVVDLILSMHPLDCMTCTKAGVCELQNYAYDFEIKDSSFTRKKFGFPIDDKNPFIKRDPDYCILCGRCVRVCKEQGTSVLEFYGRGVGSKVTTAADKPLHESDCTFCGSCLDVCPVNAIVEADRWRKGREWQYENTESVCLYCAGACDIKVSTYKGDVAKVCAGGDDALAEHFICALGRYGFDSLNAETRVLNPLKKVGGKLQETTWADAAKIVSDKIKGAGSGILTVSSITNEDTLAMKGYYEAAGVEHLAASVSSYSDKASLIGDAVDVEGADLMIVVGLNPNQWTRFMPSIDALIRTKADRKTKLVVINSDDAKIAEIADVVLSGDEASLLKSLAKAIAAGLALPAGLDVLGASVSEDITKAAELFKNAESPVVITTPQLYQAAANLSLFKGGAVSVGYEANSKGITLMGLQGKGVKCKEMIGGKASSLLTVGNGPLPGRPKADFWAAIVTNMTDVVKEADVVLPMAAFLEVSGTIVDYQGRLKKLSKTVEPLGQAKPVSAIFTELAKAAGKDITVNASEIESLAKETIKVKAAPFEKRTDIEAMSVEIEELINAHVVNGSRLFWLKEVQKAALVG
- a CDS encoding DMT family protein, producing MKTIILLTISNIFMTFAWYGHLKYRESPLFKVILISWFIAFVEYCFQVPANRIGYGHYSGAQLKTIQEVITLVVFCVFSIFYLKEELRWNYIVGFFFIAAAVFFVFKKW